The Saprospiraceae bacterium genome contains the following window.
CTTTTCAGTCAAACAACGAGTAAGCATCGTTTAGGGCGTGGACTACCAGGGTATCTAATCCTGTTCGCTCCCCACGCTTTCGTGCCTCAGCGTCAATATAGGTCCAGTCAGCTGCCTTCGCAATCGGTGTTCCATGACATATCTAAGCATTTCACCGCTACATGTCACATTCCGCCAACCTCAACCTCATTCAAGCTCTGCAGTATCAATGGCAATTCCATGGTTAAGCCACAGCCTTTCACCACTGACTTACTAAGCCGCCTACGCACCCTTTAAACCCAGTGATTCCGGATAACGCTTGCACCCTCCGTATTACCGCGGCTGCTGGCACGGAGTTAGCCGGTGCTTATTCTTCTGGTACCGTCAGTTCTCGATAAATCGAGCTTTTTCGCCCCAGACAAAAGAAGTTTACAAGGCAGAGCCCCTTCATCCTTCACGCGGGATGGCTGGTTCAGAGTTTCCTCCATTGACCAATATTCCTTACTGCTGCCTCCCGTAGGAGTCGGGTCCGTGTCTCAGTACCCGTGTGGGGGTCCACGCTCTCACGCCCCCTACTGATCATCGCCTTGGTAGGCCGTTACCCTACCAACTAGCTAATCAGACGCACATCCATCCTATACCGACTCATCTTTAATTATCTAATTATGCAATCAAATAATACTATGGAGTATTAATCTCAGTTTCCCAAGGCTATCCTCCTGTATAGGGCAGGTTATGTACGCGTTACTCACCCGTGCGCCGCTCTAGGTCATCTATATTGCTATAAACAACTTACCGCTCAACTTGCATGTATTAAGCCTCCCGCTAGCGTTCATCCTGAGCCAGGATCAAACTCTCCATAGTACTGTATCTTTATTGATCTTACGATCAGTAGTTTAAACAGCTATAAAAGTTTTCCTGTAGCTCTGTCTTCACTCAAAGTTATTTTCTATCCTTTCACAATTTAAATTCCTTACCTCTCAATATCATTTTCTCCCTAGCCTTTCAATGAACTTTTTGTCTATTTTATTCCCATTTTTCAGGGCTTCTGATACACATTCCAATACACTCCTTTGTGTAAGGGAATGCAAAGATATAGTAAGCCAAACTTCTGGCCTAATCTATTTACAAATAAATAACAAATATTATTTTGTTAAGGTGTAATTGCCTGATAATCAGTGCTTTATAAAGTCACTTAGCAGAAGAATTCCTGCCAAAAAACTAAAGCCAAATCCAATATCTTCTATAGGAAAACTAAGGATTCGGATACCCCCAAATTCTGCAGAATTGTATTGTACCAAAGCTTCTTTGGTCAAAAGTCCGGTCAACATCCCATTAAATAGTCCCATTGGTATTAATAGCAGTAAAAAACTCGCTATAAACAAGCCAAATCCCTTCCAATTAACAATCAAACTCAATCCAATCATACTGATCGTCATGGATAAACTGGTCGCACTATAAATCCTATCCATATTCATGAAATACATTCCAAATAATACCACCAATAATACATACTGCAATGTTCTTGCCGATCCCCAGGGTTTTGACCACCTTAACTTGACGATCTGATACACAAATAAACTGCAAAATGGGATAATGAAAAACCAACAAACTTCTTCCCAGGGTAAATTAATTATACTCCCTCCTTGAATATACGCCGGATTAAAGCGCCAAACCCCGAGCGACGTAAAAAGGATGTCCCAGGCAATAAAAATCATTGCCATCATCCCAATTGGCACCAGAAGCTCTTTCCAAACTGCGTTTCTATAATCAAACCAATTTAATACGATCCCAAAAAAAAATACCGGAATAAAACTCAACAGGTGATGTATTATATATAGATAAGTTCCTTCCAAAAATTGCATGGATACGAGCTGGTTTCCCTGGCTTTCAAATCCACCCGCAATAATATCAAATCCGATAAAGGGATACCCTACAAGGATCATCGCAGCGGGAATCCAATAGAAAGCTATTTTAGAAATGGTGGGATTTCTCACAATTTACAATCGTTCAGATGCCAAAAATAGGACAAGTATCCTAAATGATAGGTGCTTGTTCATTTCCAGAGCCGCGGTTGAACAAAAACTATCGGGTTTTAAAAAATAAAAATTTAGCTGAATTGAATTAAACAACGAAACGTTTCAGTGCCCTCTAATAAACCCTTCGTTTTAAACGAGAAGCTCTCAATTAACGGGATCAGCCATTACATTCCCTTCAACAGGTAAATATTATTTAAATGTTTCTTAGACAAGTTCCTTGCGCAAACGGGCTACAGGGATGTTCATTTGCTCGCGGTATTTTGCAATGGTACGCCTGGCAATGTTATAGCCTTTGCGCATCAATAGATTCTTTAATTTTTCATCACTGAGCGGTTTGCGCTTACTTTCATTCTGAACCAAATCGGAAAGTATTTTTTTGACTTCCAGCGTGGATACTTCATCTCCTTCTTCCGTTTGCATCGACTCTGAAAAGAAATCTTTCAATCGTTTGGTTCCAAATTCAGTTTGTACAAATTTACTGTTGGCAACTCTCGATATCGTTGATATATCTAATGAAGTGATTTCTGCAATGTCCTTTAATATCATGGGCCGGATTTTTTTCTGATCTCCGGTCATAAAATAATCATGCTGATACTGCATGATGGAATACATGGTTTTATACAACGTATCCTGCCGTTGTTTGATGGCATCAATAAACCATTTGGCACTTTCAATCTTTTGTTTGATAAATAAAATGGCTTCTTTTTCTTGCTTATTTGAATTGCCCGTTTTCTTATGGTCTTTATAGTGCCGCAACATGTCCAAATATTGGTCATTGATCCGGAGATCCGGTGCGTTGCGGCTGTTTAAACTTAATTCCAATTCTCCGTCTCGATTTACGATAGAAAAATCCGGTACGATAAAATGACCAGCAACCAGATTTGTAGGTAATTGATCTACATATCCTGAACTGGGCTTCGGATTCAGTTTTATAATTTCATTTACAGCTACTTTCAATTGTGCTTCGGTGAGATTTAAAACGCGCTGCAATTTGGTATAGTGTTTTTTAGTAAATTCTTCAAAATATTTTTCAAGAATAAACTCGGTTAACTTTAATACTTTCAACTGAATTTTACTTGTTGCGATTTTAATTTTAACCCGAATCTGCAACAGCAAACATTCCTGAAGCGTTCTGGCTCCAACACCGGGCGGATCAAAGGATTGGATTTTATACAACAGCTCCAGTATTTCTTTTTCCGTAACGACTATGTTTTGGGAAAATAACAAATCATCGATAATCGCATTGGGTTCTCGTCTTAAATACCCATCATCATCGATGCTTCCAATCAATTGCATTGCAATTTTAAATTGATTTTCGTCTTTCAGTTTTAATAAACCAATTTGCCTGCGCAAATGGTCATGAAAGGTATTTTCAACTGCAATGGGCAAACTGCGATGTTCTTCTTCGTGTGCCCCATAATCATCGGTTTTATACTTATAGGATGCTGTATTGTCATCCATGTAATTGTTTAAATAGTCATCGAAACTGTCGCTGTTCATCAACTCATCCTGACTTTCCTTTTCATATTGCTCTTTCTCCGTCAAGTCAAATTCATTGTCCTGATCATTGACGCCTTCTTTTAAATCAGCATCGTAATTTTCATCGTATTCATTGCCTTCTTCTAAAGCCGGATTGGATTCGATTTCTTCTTGGATGCGTTGGTCGAGAATCGCTGTTGGAACCTGTAATAGTTTCATCAGCTGAATCTGCTGTGGGGAAAGTTTTTGTAAAAGACTTTGGCTTAATTGCTGCTTAATCATGTGCGCTATACTATCTGAATGAACAATCGAATCCCGGGCTTAGTTCTCAAAAAACGGGTATCAAATCCTTATAAAATAAGGAATGATTGAGATTTTGCTACCGGAAAATCGTAACATTGCATGGCAAATGTAAAGAAAATAACTACATATTATAAAAATATTTAATATATCTTCATATGACAAGCCTGATTCCTCCCCGTATTGCCGCTTTAAAAACCGTAATGAACAAGGCTCGAGTAGATGCCTACATTATCCCGACAGCGGATCCCCACCAAAGTGAATATGTGCCGGAATATTGGGCCGGCCGTTACTGGATTTCAGGATTTCATGGTTCCGCCGGAACCGTGGTGGTGACTGCCGACCATGCCGGACTTTGGACAGATTCCCGCTATTTTTTACAAGCAGAACTCGAACTCAAAGGAAGTGGTGTCACACTTCATAAACTGCTGGCTCAAGCCCAGGCCGAATATATGGATTGGATCTGCAGTCAGCTTAAATCCGGTCAGACCGTAGGATGTGATTTTTGGTGTTTTTCACTGGCTCAAATTCGTGCTTTTGATAAGAAACTAACCGAAAAAGGACTACACTTGAAAGATTGTGGAGATTTAATGCAGGATATTTGGGAAGATCGTCCTGCGCTGAGCCCCGAACCCATTTATGAACATGCTGTAAAATATGCAGGCAAATCCCGCGAGCTCAAATTAAAAAGCCTTCGCGAACAGCTCAAACTTCAAAAAGCCGATTACATCTTGCTTTCTGCATTGGATGAAATTGCTTATTTGTTGAATTTACGAGGAAAAGACGTGCATTGCAATCCGGTATTTACTTCCTATTTGCTGGTAACCATGGATCATTGTGATTTATTCATTCCACCAGACAAACTTCCGGAAGCCTTGGAGAAAAAACTGGCAGAAGACGGAGTCCATGTAAAAAACTATTTTACGATAAAATCGGTGGTTCAAGCCATCAAACCGGGTAAAAAGATTTTAATAGATCCATCTACGATGAATGCGAAACTCGCCATTCAGTTTCCTGAAGGCAGTCTTCTCAGCGATGTCAGTCCGGTGATGAAAATGAAAGCCATTAAAAGCAAGCCGGAAATTGAACACATTCGAAAAGTCATGGAAAAAGACGGAGCTGCACTGGTAAAAGCCTTTATATGGCTGGAAAATCTGTTGAAAAAATCCAAAAATTGCTCAGAACATGAATTTGCCATGAAAATCATGGAATTCAGAAGTCAACAGCCTTTGTATGTGGGGGAAAGTTTTGACGCCATCGTTGGTTATCAGGCAAATGGTGCCATCATACATTATAAACCGGATGCCAAAAAATCGGCCACCATCAAAGCCAAGGGCATCTTATTGGTAGATTCCGGCGGACAATACCAGGACGGAACAACGGACATCACCCGGACCATTGCTTTGAGCGCTCCGGCGCCAGAAGTAAAAAACAATATACCGCAG
Protein-coding sequences here:
- the rpoN gene encoding RNA polymerase factor sigma-54, with amino-acid sequence MIKQQLSQSLLQKLSPQQIQLMKLLQVPTAILDQRIQEEIESNPALEEGNEYDENYDADLKEGVNDQDNEFDLTEKEQYEKESQDELMNSDSFDDYLNNYMDDNTASYKYKTDDYGAHEEEHRSLPIAVENTFHDHLRRQIGLLKLKDENQFKIAMQLIGSIDDDGYLRREPNAIIDDLLFSQNIVVTEKEILELLYKIQSFDPPGVGARTLQECLLLQIRVKIKIATSKIQLKVLKLTEFILEKYFEEFTKKHYTKLQRVLNLTEAQLKVAVNEIIKLNPKPSSGYVDQLPTNLVAGHFIVPDFSIVNRDGELELSLNSRNAPDLRINDQYLDMLRHYKDHKKTGNSNKQEKEAILFIKQKIESAKWFIDAIKQRQDTLYKTMYSIMQYQHDYFMTGDQKKIRPMILKDIAEITSLDISTISRVANSKFVQTEFGTKRLKDFFSESMQTEEGDEVSTLEVKKILSDLVQNESKRKPLSDEKLKNLLMRKGYNIARRTIAKYREQMNIPVARLRKELV
- a CDS encoding aminopeptidase P family N-terminal domain-containing protein; the encoded protein is MTSLIPPRIAALKTVMNKARVDAYIIPTADPHQSEYVPEYWAGRYWISGFHGSAGTVVVTADHAGLWTDSRYFLQAELELKGSGVTLHKLLAQAQAEYMDWICSQLKSGQTVGCDFWCFSLAQIRAFDKKLTEKGLHLKDCGDLMQDIWEDRPALSPEPIYEHAVKYAGKSRELKLKSLREQLKLQKADYILLSALDEIAYLLNLRGKDVHCNPVFTSYLLVTMDHCDLFIPPDKLPEALEKKLAEDGVHVKNYFTIKSVVQAIKPGKKILIDPSTMNAKLAIQFPEGSLLSDVSPVMKMKAIKSKPEIEHIRKVMEKDGAALVKAFIWLENLLKKSKNCSEHEFAMKIMEFRSQQPLYVGESFDAIVGYQANGAIIHYKPDAKKSATIKAKGILLVDSGGQYQDGTTDITRTIALSAPAPEVKNNIPQCSWDISPWQMPFFRKGLKVSNLTSWRVNIYGICP
- a CDS encoding lycopene cyclase domain-containing protein, which translates into the protein MRNPTISKIAFYWIPAAMILVGYPFIGFDIIAGGFESQGNQLVSMQFLEGTYLYIIHHLLSFIPVFFFGIVLNWFDYRNAVWKELLVPIGMMAMIFIAWDILFTSLGVWRFNPAYIQGGSIINLPWEEVCWFFIIPFCSLFVYQIVKLRWSKPWGSARTLQYVLLVVLFGMYFMNMDRIYSATSLSMTISMIGLSLIVNWKGFGLFIASFLLLLIPMGLFNGMLTGLLTKEALVQYNSAEFGGIRILSFPIEDIGFGFSFLAGILLLSDFIKH